A segment of the Macrobrachium rosenbergii isolate ZJJX-2024 chromosome 40, ASM4041242v1, whole genome shotgun sequence genome:
ttgCAGTGGTCATTGTTGGTGTTGAAGAAGTTGTATGAGTTGCAGTGGTTATttttggtgatggagttgttgcaCGAGTTTCAGTGGTCGTTGTTGATGATTGATTTGTTCTACGAGCTGCAGTGGCCGTTGTAGGTGATGGAGGttttgtatgagctgcagtggtcgttgtaggtgatggagttgttgcaTGAGCTGCGGTGGtcgttgtaggtgatggagttCTTTTATGAGTTGTAGTGGTCATTGTTGGTGTTGGAGTAGTTGTGTGAGTTGCAGTGATCATTGCTTGTGATGGGGTTGTATGATTTGCAGTGgtcattgttggtgatggagttttgtatgagctgcagtgatcgttgttggtgatggagttgttgtatgagttgcagtggtcgttgttggtgatggagttgttgtatgagctgcagtggtcaTTGTAGGTGATGGAGTTTTGTATGATTTGCAGTGGTTGTTGcaggtgatggagttgttgtatgagctgctgTGGTCTTTGTATGTGATGGAGTTATTTTATGAGCTGCAGTAGTCGTTGTAGGTGATGGAggtgttgtatgagctgcagtggtcgttGTTGGAGATGGAGTTGTTGCATGAAATGCAATGGtcgttgtaggtgatggagttattgtatgagctgcagtggtcgCTGTAGGTGATGGAGTTTTTGTATGAACTGCAGTGGTTGTTTTAGGTGATAGatttgttgtatgagctgcagtcgTTGTTGTAGGTGATGGAGTTTTTGTATGAACTGCAGTGgtcgttgttggtgatggagttgttgtatgaacTGCAGTGGTCGTTGTAGCTGATAGAtttgctgtatgagctgcagtggttgtaggtgatggagttgttgtatgagctgcagtggtcgttGTAGGTGATGTTATTGTATGAACTGCAGTGGTTGTAGGTGATAAatttgttgtatgagctgcagtggttgttgtaggtgatggagttgttgtatgagctgcaatGGTCATtgtaggtgatggagttgttgtatgagctgtAGTGGACAGTGTTGGTGGTGGAGTtattgtatgagctgcagtggttgttgtaggtgatGGGGTTGTTATGAACTGCAGTGGTCGTTGTTGGTGATGTTGTTGTATGAGCTGTCGTTGTTGGTGATAGAGTTGTTGTATGAGTGGTCGATTTAGGAGATGGATGGAGTTGTATGACCGTCAGTGgtcgttgttggtgatggagttgtatgAGTTGCAGTGGATGCTGGTTTTGAGGAAGTTGTTGTATGAGCTACTGTGcttattgttggtgatggagttgttgtatgagttTCAGTGGTCATTGTTGATGTTAGAGTATTTGTATGAGTTGCAGTGGTTATTGTTGTTAATGGAGTTGTATGAACTGCAGTAGTCATTGGAGGTGATGGAGTTTTGTATGAGTTGTAGTGattgttgttggtgatggagttgccATATGAGTTGCAGTGgtcgttgttggtgatggagttgtatgTGTTGCAGTGGTGATTGTTGGTGTTGCAGTAGTTGTATGAGTTACAGTGGTTATGTTTGGtaatggagttgttgtatgagttTCAGTGGTCGTTGTTGGTGATAGAGTTGTTGTATGAGTTGTAGTGAtcgttgttggtgatggagttgttgtatgagttgcagtggtcgttgttggtgatggagttgtttaTGTTGCAGTGGTCATtgtaggtgatggagttgttgtgtGAGCTGCAAAATGTTGTTGTAGGTGATGGATTTGTTGTGAGCTgcagtggttgttgtaggtgatggagttgttgtattaGCTGCAGTGGTCGTTGTTGATGATGGAGTTCTTGTATGAGTTGCATTGCTCATTTTAGGTGATATTGTTGTGAGCTGCATTGGTTGTTGCTGGAGATGGAGTTGTTTTATGAACTGCAGTGGTCGTTACAGGTGGTGGACTTGTTGTATGAGCTGCTGTGGTTG
Coding sequences within it:
- the LOC136826370 gene encoding salivary glue protein Sgs-3-like, which gives rise to MTIAAHTTTPSPTTTTAAHTTNLSPTTTAVHTITSPTTTTAAHTTTPSPTTTAAHTANLSATTTTAVHTTTPSPTTTTAVHTKTPSPTTTTAAHTTNLSPKTTTAVHTKTPSPTATTAAHTITPSPTTTIAFHATTPSPTTTTAAHTTPPSPTTTTAAHKITPSHTKTTAAHTTTPSPATTTANHTKLHHLQ